Proteins from a genomic interval of Dendropsophus ebraccatus isolate aDenEbr1 chromosome 6, aDenEbr1.pat, whole genome shotgun sequence:
- the LOC138795275 gene encoding hatching enzyme 1.2-like — protein MELGFVLLCLSVFPLSQALPMRVSGGDEDIIANEDNRTVTDIIMEVNQEADIILTEGDIRREFDRSAKYFKRCLWPKSRDGLVRVPYVTNSPSYKNFELSLFVTAMKEFEVMTCIRFVNRTNEPDYLSIENGVGCWSYIGKIGGKQTVSLSMDGCITYSLIQHELMHNLGFYHEHTRNDRDDYIDIMWDHIASGSEEIYSLDNGNTQDISYDYMSILHYTKYAYSTDPGLATMLPKSDPNIPMGEAIGLSNLDVMRVNSLYSCNLCRQKLFTPGSSTYDSSSGQGYKTCLYLIQSTIRILLQLSDINVPSSPGCSSSYIKVYDGVSQSSPVLLDKTCGRGPVPPLISSGKFMLIEIVNNQLSALSRFIASYQTVRYGGTYGTYNGKVTSPKFPFFYPNDVDLVYSIVAPKGYTVSLTFRSFEMDNPPACSTDYVRVIDGSLTTSPILGTYCGVMYEPLTLVSTGNVMLLQFRSEKNNENKGFSADYNFVATS, from the exons ATGGAGCTCGGCTTTGTCTTACTATGTCTGTCTGTCTTCCCTCTTAGTCAAGCTCTTCCAATGCGG gTTTCTGGAGGTGATGAGG ATATCATCGCTAATGAAGACAATAGGACGGTGACTGACATAATTATGGAAGTAAACCAAG AAGCCGACATTATACTTACCGAAGGTGACATTCGACGTGAATTTGACCGCAGTGCGAAGTACTTTAAAAGATGTTTGTGGCCAAAGTCCCGGGATGGACTAGTTCGAGTCCCCTATGTTACCAATTCCCCCTCATACA AAAATTTTGAGCTGTCGTTGTTTGTTACGGCCATGAAGGAATTTGAGGTAATGACCTGTATCCGGTTTGTCAACAGAACCAACGAGCCAGACTATCTGAGTATAGAAAATGGAGTCGG CTGCTGGTCGTACATTGGGAAGATCGGGGGTAAACAGACCGTGAGCCTCTCTATGGACGGCTGTATAACCTATAGTCTCATACAACATGAGCTCATGCATAATCTCGGCTTCTACCATGAACACACCAGGAATGACCGAGATGACTACATTGACATTATGTGGGACCATATTGCTTCAG GTAGCGAGGAGATTTATTCCCTGGATAATGGGAATACCCAGGACATTTCTTATGATTACATGTCCATTTTGCATTATACAAA GTACGCTTACAGCACCGATCCTGGCCTAGCAACCATGCTTCCAAAATCTGACCCCAACATCCCTATGGGAGAGGCGATAGGACTGAGTAACCTGGATGTTATGAGAGTTAATAGCCTTTATAGTTGCA ATCTGTGTAGACAAAAGCTTTTTACACCAGGATCTTCCACGTATGACTCCTCATCAGGACAGGGATATAAAACCTGCCTATATCTCATCCAATCCACCATTAGG ATTCTCCTGCAGCTCAGTGACATCAATGTCCCATCATCCCCTGGCTGTAGTAGTTCCTACATTAAAGTCTACGATGGAGTCAGCCAATCATCACCTGTTCTGCTGGACAAGACCTGTGGAAGAGGACCAGTCCCACCACTGATTTCATCTGGAAAGTTCATGCTGATAGAGATTGTGAACAACCAATTATCGGCACTGAGCAGATTTATTGCTTCTTATCAAACAG tgagatATGGAGGAACCTACGGAACGTATAATGGGAAGGTGACATCTcctaaatttccatttttttatccTAATGATGTGGATCTTGTTTACAGCATAGTAGCCCCCAAAGGATATACG gtgtccttaacCTTCCGTTCCTTCGAGATGGATAACCCACCTGCATGCTCCACAGACTATGTGAGAGTTATTGATGGGTCTTTAACGACGTCCCCCATCCTGGGCACATACTGTGGAGTAATGTACGAACCTCTTACACTGGTGTCTACTGGGAATGTGATGCTTCTCCAGTTCCGCAGTGAGAAGAATAATGAAAATAAGGGATTTTCTGCTGACTATAACTTTG TGGCTACAAGCTAA